In Crinalium epipsammum PCC 9333, the following are encoded in one genomic region:
- a CDS encoding DUF4335 domain-containing protein, with product MTIKRQYSLPNCTLILEGLSDGTSTTGQPDPRPIMSIVVNAECHFVGQRQPLTGGRDFLESLVSGVSNYAQEFLSTVPHPVASGNQPALLHLQPFPGKNRHRLIVQPNLVNSVGTGSSTGQTAVVSQPIHFDLTTVQLFDLVEAVDQFLADSRTLPDLTLKLKPVSKRDLTTREPVAKRAAPAALGVTSLAVAAIAFSLIPIPKVEPPKDTAPNAKAQATPSTTPTSSTTPTPSTTPTPNPTGTPTSTADLEALVASVPEITRPSQLYFLQRKIYNQIDLQWENRRELNRSLIYRLGVGKDGAILAYKPVNTAAGDRIDETPLPKLLYTPTNSEGAIAERIALFKVVFTDKGELQVSPWLGYTSKPSLGKQITDADQLKSLQQQLDDKIRPKWQGLPNSTRNLVYRVAVDKDGVFSDYEPQNQSAFDYLRKTPLPELFKNSNSKVDVEEPLAHFKVVLKPSGVMEISRW from the coding sequence ATGACGATTAAACGTCAGTATAGTCTGCCCAACTGTACGCTAATTTTGGAAGGGCTGAGTGATGGCACATCTACGACGGGTCAGCCAGACCCCCGCCCCATCATGTCAATTGTGGTAAATGCTGAGTGCCATTTTGTTGGTCAGCGACAACCCCTAACTGGAGGGAGAGACTTTCTGGAAAGTCTGGTGTCAGGGGTTAGCAATTATGCTCAAGAATTTCTAAGTACAGTCCCGCACCCAGTAGCTTCGGGTAACCAGCCAGCTTTATTGCATTTGCAGCCGTTTCCAGGTAAAAATCGGCACCGTTTAATAGTACAACCAAATTTAGTCAACAGTGTAGGAACCGGATCTAGTACAGGACAGACGGCTGTAGTATCTCAACCAATACATTTTGATTTAACAACAGTACAGTTATTTGATTTAGTGGAGGCGGTGGATCAATTCCTGGCTGACTCCCGCACCCTACCAGATTTAACGCTAAAGCTCAAACCAGTATCTAAGCGTGATCTAACTACTCGTGAGCCAGTTGCCAAGCGAGCAGCACCAGCCGCACTAGGGGTGACAAGTTTGGCAGTGGCAGCGATCGCATTTTCTTTAATCCCTATTCCCAAGGTGGAGCCTCCCAAAGATACAGCACCAAATGCTAAGGCTCAGGCAACTCCTAGCACAACTCCCACCTCTAGTACAACTCCAACCCCTAGTACAACTCCAACTCCCAACCCTACTGGAACTCCTACTTCTACTGCTGACTTGGAAGCATTGGTTGCTTCAGTTCCAGAAATTACTAGGCCTAGTCAGCTATATTTTTTACAACGGAAAATTTACAACCAAATTGATCTGCAATGGGAAAATCGACGTGAACTGAATAGAAGCCTGATCTATCGCTTAGGGGTAGGCAAAGATGGGGCAATTTTAGCTTACAAACCAGTTAATACGGCAGCAGGCGATCGCATAGACGAAACACCGCTACCAAAGTTACTCTACACTCCCACTAATAGCGAAGGTGCGATCGCAGAACGTATAGCTTTATTCAAGGTGGTATTCACAGATAAAGGAGAACTACAAGTTAGCCCTTGGCTAGGATATACCAGCAAACCTAGCTTAGGGAAACAAATAACCGATGCCGACCAACTCAAAAGTTTACAGCAACAGCTAGACGACAAAATCAGACCCAAATGGCAAGGTCTACCTAATTCCACCCGTAATTTGGTATATCGAGTTGCTGTGGATAAAGACGGTGTGTTTTCAGACTATGAACCGCAAAATCAATCCGCCTTTGATTACCTCAGAAAAACTCCTCTTCCTGAATTATTTAAAAATAGCAACTCTAAAGTAGATGTGGAGGAACCTCTAGCCCACTTTAAAGTGGTTTTAAAACCTAGTGGTGTTATGGAAATTAGCCGTTGGTAA
- a CDS encoding adenine phosphoribosyltransferase — protein MDVKSLIREIPDFPKPGILFRDITTLLRDPEGLRSTIDTLTEKCTDLAPDYIVGMESRGFIFGAPLAYKLGAGFIPVRKPGKLPAAVHTVEYELEYGTDKLEIHQDALRPGSRVLIVDDLIATGGTAAATASLVQQTGCELVGFGFIIELVDLSGRKLLPDIPIKTLFQF, from the coding sequence ATGGATGTAAAATCTCTAATTCGCGAGATTCCCGACTTCCCTAAGCCTGGAATTTTGTTTCGAGACATAACCACACTGCTACGCGACCCAGAAGGACTACGCTCTACCATTGATACCTTAACCGAGAAGTGTACTGATTTGGCTCCCGATTACATCGTCGGTATGGAGTCACGCGGTTTTATTTTTGGTGCGCCCCTAGCTTATAAATTGGGAGCAGGATTTATCCCTGTACGTAAACCAGGAAAACTGCCTGCTGCTGTACATACGGTTGAGTATGAACTGGAGTATGGTACGGATAAACTAGAGATACATCAAGATGCTTTGCGTCCAGGTAGTCGCGTTTTGATTGTGGATGATCTAATCGCCACAGGTGGAACTGCTGCTGCTACAGCTTCTTTGGTGCAGCAAACTGGCTGTGAACTGGTGGGCTTTGGCTTCATTATTGAGCTAGTGGATTTGAGTGGACGTAAACTATTGCCGGATATTCCGATTAAAACGCTATTTCAATTTTAG
- a CDS encoding ABC transporter permease — MASTKDFSRVDVADKITNWLQGLFTNETFLYVVKRLLQALLTILLASALSFAIIQLAPGNYLDTLRQNPKISPERIKELTIQFGLDKPAFEQYWRWLVRVVTQADFGTSFVYFRPVASLLWERIPATLLLAIASIIFTWGIAIPLGIIGAVNQNRMADRVLRVISYIGQGFPSFITALVLLIFAQFTSPLFPVGGMTSINYADLSPLGKVLDIGWHMILPTVALSITSFAGLQRITRGELLDVLRQDYIQTARAKGLPENRVIYVHALRNAINPLVTLLGFEFASLLSGAFIAEFFFNWPGLGRLILQAVTAQDLYLVMASLMMGAVMLILGNLLADLLLKAVDPRIRLEDLK; from the coding sequence ATGGCTTCTACTAAAGATTTTTCCAGGGTTGATGTCGCAGATAAAATTACTAATTGGCTACAAGGATTGTTTACTAATGAAACTTTTCTTTATGTAGTCAAGCGGTTGTTGCAGGCGCTGTTAACGATACTTCTAGCATCGGCGTTGAGTTTTGCAATTATTCAACTAGCTCCAGGTAATTATCTCGATACTTTGAGGCAAAACCCCAAAATTTCACCTGAAAGAATTAAGGAATTGACGATTCAATTTGGGTTGGATAAGCCAGCATTTGAGCAATATTGGCGTTGGCTGGTGCGGGTAGTTACTCAAGCTGATTTTGGCACAAGTTTTGTTTATTTCCGACCTGTGGCTTCTTTATTATGGGAGAGAATACCAGCTACTTTACTGTTGGCGATCGCATCTATTATTTTTACTTGGGGTATTGCTATTCCTTTGGGTATTATTGGCGCTGTTAACCAAAATCGTATGGCTGACCGAGTATTGCGTGTAATTAGTTACATCGGTCAAGGTTTTCCGAGTTTTATTACTGCTTTAGTTTTGTTAATCTTTGCCCAATTTACTTCGCCTTTGTTTCCTGTTGGTGGTATGACCAGCATCAACTATGCTGATTTATCTCCTTTAGGTAAGGTGTTAGATATCGGCTGGCACATGATTCTACCGACAGTCGCTCTAAGTATTACTAGCTTTGCTGGGTTACAGCGAATTACTAGAGGTGAATTGTTAGACGTACTACGTCAGGACTACATTCAAACGGCGCGTGCGAAAGGACTACCAGAAAATCGGGTAATTTATGTTCACGCTTTGCGTAATGCAATTAACCCTCTAGTGACGTTACTTGGTTTTGAGTTTGCCAGCTTACTCAGTGGTGCTTTTATTGCGGAATTTTTCTTTAATTGGCCTGGTTTGGGACGTTTAATTTTGCAAGCTGTAACTGCTCAAGACCTTTATTTAGTAATGGCTAGTTTGATGATGGGTGCTGTGATGCTAATTTTGGGCAACTTGTTAGCAGATTTACTGCTCAAAGCTGTTGATCCTCGCATTCGTCTGGAAGATCTGAAATAA
- a CDS encoding DUF3038 domain-containing protein, with the protein MIFSVSVMPLNSPTAQPKPMILDNLPSPPISSNVMPRRAKVQIDLILLAIEALELGGSEVMLAMVQDLQLQEIIKNRVVLWRLRSTNPLRKAHSRRNLTLDEAKALVVVACYIARRLTVVLRQFLLEYQQLNEKQLPVENNFRLSEYLERFRAHFRSRMNPRRTTVSDYRSDEKLNALAMSLLSQLLFCTGTSGMQRFWISLFDGEVE; encoded by the coding sequence ATGATTTTTTCTGTGAGCGTAATGCCATTAAACAGTCCTACTGCCCAGCCTAAACCAATGATTTTGGATAATCTGCCTAGCCCGCCAATTTCATCTAACGTCATGCCACGTCGGGCTAAAGTGCAAATTGACCTGATTCTACTGGCAATAGAAGCCTTGGAACTGGGGGGTTCTGAAGTTATGTTGGCAATGGTACAGGATCTGCAACTTCAGGAGATCATCAAAAACAGAGTAGTATTGTGGCGTTTGCGTAGTACTAACCCTTTACGAAAAGCTCATAGTAGACGTAACTTAACTTTAGATGAAGCTAAAGCATTAGTGGTTGTTGCTTGCTATATAGCCAGACGTTTAACTGTGGTACTCCGGCAGTTTTTACTGGAATACCAACAACTTAATGAAAAACAGCTACCTGTAGAAAACAATTTTCGCTTGTCGGAGTATTTAGAAAGGTTTAGGGCTCATTTCCGTAGTCGGATGAATCCACGACGCACAACTGTATCAGATTACAGGTCGGATGAAAAATTAAATGCTTTGGCAATGTCACTGTTGAGTCAACTGCTATTCTGTACCGGAACTTCTGGAATGCAACGCTTTTGGATCAGTTTGTTTGATGGAGAGGTGGAATGA